The following coding sequences lie in one Onychomys torridus chromosome X, mOncTor1.1, whole genome shotgun sequence genomic window:
- the LOC118574788 gene encoding late histone H2B.L4-like: MATSWVAGASTTATVEEPTAVEEPKAVDKHSSDTSEEAVKVQKPKKATSEKEKQQPKKQRRSLRLLQRQRMKEDERRAARLIRRHRNSFAIYFPKVLRRVHVGFTLSEQSVRILDSFVKDMFERIATEASNLARKNKTSTINSREIQTAVHLLLPGKICKQAVAEGTMALVRYISSK; the protein is encoded by the coding sequence ATGGCCACTTCCTGGGTCGCAGGTGCCTCCACTACGGCCACTGTGGAGGAGCCAACTGCTGTGGAGGAGCCAAAAGCTGTGGACAAGCACAGCTCTGATACATCTGAGGAGGCTGTCAAGGTCCAAAAGCCTAAAAAAGCCACCtcagagaaggagaagcagcagccaaAGAAGCAGCGTCGCTCTCTGCGCCTTCTCCAGCGCCAACGTATGAAGGAAGATGAGCGCCGAGCTGCCCGCCTCATCAGACGCCATAGGAACAGCTTTGCCATTTATTTTCCCAAGGTGCTACGAAGAGTCCATGTGGGCTTCACCCTTTCTGAGCAGTCCGTGCGCATCTTGGATTCGTTCGTGAAGGATATGTTTGAAAGAATCGCTACTGAAGCAAGCAACCTGGCCcgtaaaaacaaaacctcaacgATCAACTCTAGAGAGATCCAGACTGCTGTGCATCTTCTGCTTCCTGGCAAGATCTGCAAGCAAGCGGTGGCTGAAGGCACCATGGCGCTGGTCCGGTACATCTCTAGCAAGTGA